One Roseimaritima multifibrata DNA window includes the following coding sequences:
- a CDS encoding WecB/TagA/CpsF family glycosyltransferase: MSPVPETSSHSLPLAGESLSPSGYVYVPPASDDQESNESAETRTAVGLKLEKPKTGAYVAPPTVDVWGLPFAQVTLDQTLEKIDQMITDREPRYIITANLNYAMLADQQSDLWRINRDAAMILADGQPIVWRSRIEMNALPERVAGSELIYRLGERSAEKGWGIYLLGAAPGVAQACANGLAELYPGCKIVGVESPPFREATAAEESAQIERIKAAKPDILLVAFGQPKGELWIHERLHKLNVPVSIQLGASFDFVAGNAKRAPEIWQKCGLEWAYRMGHDPKRLVPRYASNIWFLAKSLYQDAIGRRRSM; this comes from the coding sequence ATGTCGCCCGTGCCTGAAACATCGTCCCACTCATTGCCACTGGCGGGCGAAAGCCTGTCGCCTTCTGGATATGTCTATGTCCCGCCGGCGTCCGACGATCAGGAGAGCAATGAATCGGCAGAAACCCGCACGGCGGTCGGTCTCAAGCTTGAAAAGCCGAAAACGGGTGCGTATGTCGCCCCCCCGACGGTCGATGTTTGGGGGCTTCCTTTTGCACAGGTAACGCTCGATCAAACGCTTGAAAAAATCGATCAGATGATCACCGATCGAGAACCGCGGTACATCATCACGGCCAACTTGAACTATGCCATGTTGGCGGATCAACAGTCGGACTTGTGGCGAATCAATCGTGACGCTGCGATGATCCTGGCGGATGGCCAGCCCATCGTTTGGCGCTCTCGAATTGAAATGAATGCGCTTCCTGAACGAGTCGCCGGCAGCGAACTGATCTATCGACTGGGCGAACGTTCGGCGGAGAAAGGCTGGGGAATCTACCTGCTTGGCGCCGCCCCTGGAGTCGCTCAGGCCTGCGCCAACGGTCTCGCTGAACTGTACCCTGGCTGCAAAATTGTCGGCGTCGAATCGCCACCGTTTCGCGAAGCGACCGCTGCGGAAGAATCGGCCCAAATCGAACGGATCAAAGCGGCCAAACCTGACATTCTTTTGGTCGCGTTCGGGCAACCCAAGGGAGAGCTGTGGATCCATGAGCGACTGCACAAGTTAAACGTCCCGGTCAGTATTCAATTAGGCGCTTCCTTTGACTTTGTCGCAGGAAATGCGAAACGAGCTCCGGAAATCTGGCAGAAGTGTGGACTTGAATGGGCGTATCGGATGGGACACGACCCCAAACGTTTGGTCCCTCGCTATGCTTCCAATATTTGGTTCTTAGCGAAATCGCTTTACCAAGATGCCATCGGTCGCCGCCGTTCGATGTAG
- the rnc gene encoding ribonuclease III, with product MPDSIPRQQKIHHPYRAQIVSNFSVATTDPSLQSDSPSGSANDPSGVTRDQIVDTSAVGNAGTGDEHLEKMAICEERIGYKFENRQLLLEALTHASGAMTRLASNERLEFLGDAILGVVVCQWLFEEFPEASEGELTKIKSAVVSRQSCGQAARQIGLDECLIVGKGVVRNRSFPRSLSSDVFESIVAAVYLDSDLHTARDLIREWMADLLQEAISGQGSNFKSTLQQFAQKELASTPCYRLVTEAGPDHSKTFRVSAAIGEREFVPAWGRNKKEAEQRAAANALAELNDQDIPYGE from the coding sequence TTGCCTGATTCGATCCCTCGGCAGCAGAAAATTCACCATCCGTATCGAGCTCAAATCGTATCGAACTTTTCCGTGGCAACTACCGATCCTTCCCTGCAATCTGATTCTCCTTCCGGTTCGGCTAACGATCCGTCGGGTGTTACTCGCGATCAAATTGTTGATACGTCAGCGGTCGGAAACGCGGGGACCGGTGATGAACACCTCGAGAAAATGGCGATCTGCGAAGAGCGAATCGGCTACAAATTCGAGAACCGCCAATTGTTGCTTGAGGCGTTAACGCACGCCTCTGGAGCGATGACCCGGCTGGCGAGCAACGAACGCCTGGAGTTTCTAGGCGACGCGATTTTAGGGGTGGTCGTCTGCCAGTGGTTATTTGAAGAGTTCCCCGAAGCGAGTGAGGGAGAACTTACCAAGATCAAATCGGCGGTCGTCAGTCGACAATCCTGCGGGCAGGCGGCTCGCCAAATCGGCTTGGACGAATGTTTGATCGTCGGCAAAGGTGTGGTTCGCAACCGCAGTTTCCCACGGTCACTAAGCAGCGATGTTTTCGAATCGATTGTCGCGGCGGTCTACCTTGATAGCGACCTGCACACCGCCCGGGATTTGATCCGTGAATGGATGGCCGATCTGCTTCAGGAAGCCATCTCGGGCCAGGGAAGCAATTTCAAATCGACGCTGCAACAATTCGCTCAGAAAGAACTTGCCAGTACCCCCTGCTATCGGCTGGTTACCGAAGCGGGCCCAGACCATAGTAAAACCTTTCGTGTCTCCGCTGCGATCGGAGAACGAGAATTTGTTCCGGCGTGGGGACGAAATAAGAAAGAAGCGGAACAGCGTGCAGCGGCCAATGCATTGGCCGAACTGAACGATCAAGACATTCCCTACGGCGAATAG
- the metK gene encoding methionine adenosyltransferase — protein MSEQHNYLFTSESVSMGHPDKLADRISDGVLDALLEQDPYSRVACETMVTTGIAIIAGEISTKANVNYSQIVRDVINDVGYTDDQMGICGDTCAVMVSLDAQSPDIAQGVDASDNKDVGAGDQGLMFGFACKDTPELMPLPIALSHRIINRITEARKNNEVSWLRPDSKAQVTVEYQGNEPVRIDTVVVSTQHAPDVDNDTIRKFVIENVILPSLPKQLVKDDIKYHINPTGKFVIGGPHGDCGLTGRKIIVDTYGGWGRHGGGAFSGKDATKVDRSAAYMARYIAKNIVAGGLAERCEVQLAYAIGVSEPVSVHVDTLGTGNIADSKLCALVREHFPLTPAGIIDHLELRRPIFKATTSGGHFGRSEPEFTWEKTDKAETLAKAADLAAQSV, from the coding sequence ATGTCCGAACAGCACAATTATCTTTTTACTAGTGAATCGGTCAGCATGGGCCACCCTGACAAGTTGGCCGACAGGATCAGCGATGGGGTTCTGGATGCACTGCTAGAACAAGATCCCTATAGCCGCGTCGCCTGCGAAACCATGGTCACGACCGGGATCGCGATTATCGCCGGTGAAATCAGCACCAAGGCGAACGTCAATTACTCACAGATTGTTCGCGACGTGATCAATGACGTTGGCTACACCGACGACCAAATGGGAATCTGTGGCGACACCTGTGCCGTTATGGTCAGCCTAGACGCCCAAAGCCCCGATATCGCGCAAGGCGTTGACGCCTCGGATAACAAGGATGTTGGCGCTGGTGACCAAGGGCTGATGTTCGGTTTTGCTTGCAAAGACACTCCGGAACTGATGCCACTGCCGATCGCGCTTTCCCATCGGATCATCAACCGGATCACCGAAGCGCGAAAGAACAACGAAGTCTCTTGGCTGCGCCCCGACAGTAAGGCTCAGGTAACGGTCGAATACCAGGGCAACGAACCGGTCCGAATCGATACCGTGGTCGTTAGCACTCAGCACGCTCCCGACGTCGACAATGACACGATCCGTAAATTCGTCATCGAAAACGTGATCCTGCCTTCGCTGCCTAAGCAACTGGTCAAGGATGATATTAAATACCACATCAATCCGACCGGCAAATTTGTCATCGGTGGCCCTCACGGCGACTGTGGACTGACGGGACGAAAAATCATCGTCGACACCTACGGCGGTTGGGGCCGGCACGGTGGCGGAGCATTCAGCGGAAAAGACGCTACCAAGGTCGACCGAAGTGCCGCCTACATGGCTCGATATATCGCCAAGAACATCGTCGCTGGTGGGCTTGCCGAACGCTGCGAAGTCCAGTTGGCTTACGCAATCGGCGTTTCAGAACCTGTCAGCGTGCATGTCGATACTTTGGGAACCGGCAACATTGCGGACAGCAAACTATGTGCTCTGGTACGAGAGCACTTCCCGTTGACTCCCGCTGGCATTATCGACCATCTGGAACTGCGCCGTCCGATCTTCAAAGCGACCACTTCGGGTGGGCATTTTGGACGATCCGAACCTGAATTCACTTGGGAAAAAACCGACAAAGCGGAAACGCTCGCAAAGGCCGCAGACCTCGCGGCTCAGTCGGTTTAA
- a CDS encoding metallophosphoesterase family protein yields MRVAWLTDLHLDHATDSQRDALYAECQASTADGFLITGDIATGPLVCDCLRELGDVCDRPLYFVLGNHDFYNSRIDRIRREVSDLCGIQTNLHYLTDQFSTALSENVGLVGEDGWGDGTEGDYENSSVRLSDFALIEDFAEQNPEQWKNHLRALGAESEDRLRPKLQKALERFATVVVATHVPPYREACWYEGHTTDDNWAPFFVCGQMGNLLTEMALEHPARRIVVFCGHTHHPGTASMADNLTVVTGGAHYGAPGITGILEIGSAECLWRVNGCQPL; encoded by the coding sequence ATGCGTGTTGCCTGGCTGACGGATCTGCATCTAGACCACGCCACCGATTCTCAGCGAGACGCCCTCTACGCGGAATGCCAAGCATCCACCGCCGATGGTTTCCTGATTACCGGCGATATCGCGACCGGCCCACTCGTTTGCGATTGCTTGCGTGAATTAGGTGATGTCTGCGACCGCCCGCTCTACTTTGTGCTGGGCAACCACGACTTCTACAACAGTCGCATCGATCGAATCCGACGCGAAGTTTCCGACCTTTGCGGAATCCAAACAAACCTCCATTATCTGACCGACCAGTTCAGCACCGCCCTTTCCGAGAACGTCGGATTGGTTGGCGAAGATGGCTGGGGGGACGGAACCGAAGGTGATTATGAAAATTCATCGGTACGTCTGTCCGATTTTGCTTTGATCGAAGACTTTGCAGAACAAAATCCGGAACAGTGGAAAAACCACCTCCGGGCTTTAGGGGCTGAATCAGAAGACCGTTTGCGTCCCAAATTGCAGAAGGCATTGGAACGATTTGCGACCGTCGTGGTGGCGACTCACGTTCCTCCTTATCGCGAAGCCTGTTGGTACGAGGGGCACACGACGGATGACAACTGGGCACCATTTTTCGTCTGCGGCCAAATGGGAAATTTATTGACTGAGATGGCATTGGAACACCCCGCCCGCCGAATCGTGGTCTTCTGTGGTCACACCCATCATCCTGGTACGGCTTCGATGGCGGATAATCTAACGGTCGTCACCGGGGGCGCTCACTACGGAGCCCCAGGAATCACCGGGATCCTTGAGATTGGTTCTGCCGAATGCCTGTGGAGAGTGAACGGATGCCAACCGCTTTAA
- a CDS encoding GDP-mannose 4,6-dehydratase, which produces MPTALITGITGQDGSYLTELLLEKGYQVHGLVRRQSSTKRLRLDHLYVNHDIYEQQLFLHYADLNDPTTMRRVLTAVQPDELYHLAGQSHVGASFEIPESTCQTTAMGTLRLLEMIRDLPQRPRIVQASSSEIFGSPTAFPQNEQTTQRPVTPYGVAKTFATNMVRVYRESFDFFACNAICYNHESPRRGESFVTRKISRGVAAIARGEQTHLTLGNLDIYRDWGYAPEYVQGMWQMLQHDRPDDYVLATGQSCSLKDFLKAAFEVIDRPYEPYIKTDPRFVRPAEVHRLVGDSSKAEATLGWKSQTSLQQLARIMVEHDLQHPSV; this is translated from the coding sequence ATGCCAACCGCTTTAATTACTGGGATCACCGGACAGGATGGAAGCTATCTGACAGAACTGTTGCTTGAAAAAGGTTATCAAGTCCACGGGCTTGTCCGCCGTCAAAGCAGCACCAAACGGCTGCGTCTGGATCATCTGTATGTCAACCACGACATCTACGAACAACAGCTGTTTCTCCACTACGCGGACCTGAATGATCCGACAACGATGCGCCGCGTGCTGACGGCGGTTCAGCCCGATGAACTGTATCACCTGGCCGGTCAAAGCCATGTTGGGGCGAGTTTCGAAATTCCCGAATCAACGTGCCAAACGACCGCGATGGGGACCTTGCGGCTGCTAGAGATGATTCGGGACCTCCCACAGCGTCCGCGTATCGTGCAGGCAAGCAGCAGCGAGATTTTTGGTTCGCCCACAGCCTTCCCGCAAAATGAACAAACGACGCAGCGGCCCGTGACTCCCTACGGTGTGGCGAAAACGTTTGCGACCAATATGGTGCGAGTCTATCGAGAATCGTTCGATTTTTTCGCCTGCAACGCGATCTGCTACAACCACGAATCCCCACGCCGTGGGGAGAGTTTTGTGACCCGAAAAATATCACGCGGAGTCGCCGCGATCGCTCGCGGCGAACAAACGCATTTGACTTTGGGAAACCTGGACATCTACCGCGATTGGGGCTACGCCCCGGAATACGTCCAGGGGATGTGGCAAATGCTGCAACATGATCGACCGGACGACTATGTTCTGGCCACCGGACAGTCTTGTTCGTTAAAAGACTTCCTCAAGGCAGCGTTTGAAGTGATTGATCGTCCGTACGAACCGTACATCAAAACCGACCCGCGGTTCGTGCGTCCGGCCGAGGTCCATCGTTTGGTCGGCGATTCCAGCAAAGCTGAAGCGACCCTTGGCTGGAAGAGCCAGACGTCGCTACAGCAGCTTGCCAGGATCATGGTCGAACACGACCTTCAGCACCCAAGCGTCTAA
- a CDS encoding sugar phosphate isomerase/epimerase family protein: MALQRRKFLTASAMAAGLAYGLPLRNHALSAEDASKSTKMKLGLVTYNWGKDWDLPAVIKNCEQTKFGGVELRSTHKHGVEISLSPQERKEVAQRFADSSVELVGLGSACEYHSPDPATVRKNIEETKAFIKLCHDVGGEGVKVRPNGLPKQVPVEKTLTQIGESLREVAEFGAEHGVVIRVEVHGRDGSAELPMIHKMMEIADHPNAVVCWNCNASDMNGKGLQSNFELVQDKIGILHIHDLRTTTYPWKELFALLKKSDFSGWTLIEEGSVPKDIIASMHENKVLWDQLS, from the coding sequence ATGGCTCTTCAACGTCGAAAATTCCTGACCGCATCGGCTATGGCCGCTGGGTTAGCTTACGGTTTACCCCTGCGAAATCATGCACTCTCCGCTGAAGACGCTTCCAAGTCGACGAAGATGAAATTGGGGCTGGTCACCTATAACTGGGGGAAGGACTGGGATCTGCCAGCGGTCATTAAAAACTGCGAACAGACCAAGTTCGGCGGAGTCGAACTTCGCAGTACCCATAAGCATGGCGTTGAAATTTCGCTATCGCCTCAGGAACGAAAAGAGGTTGCCCAAAGGTTTGCGGATTCGAGCGTTGAATTGGTTGGGCTGGGGAGCGCGTGTGAGTATCATTCGCCGGATCCTGCCACCGTTCGCAAGAACATTGAAGAAACCAAAGCCTTCATCAAACTTTGTCATGACGTCGGCGGCGAGGGAGTCAAGGTCCGCCCCAATGGATTGCCGAAACAGGTTCCCGTTGAAAAGACGTTAACCCAGATCGGAGAATCGCTACGCGAGGTGGCTGAATTTGGTGCCGAACACGGCGTGGTGATTCGCGTCGAAGTTCATGGGCGTGATGGATCGGCTGAGTTGCCGATGATTCACAAAATGATGGAAATCGCCGACCATCCCAATGCGGTTGTCTGTTGGAATTGCAATGCTTCCGATATGAACGGGAAGGGCCTGCAGTCCAACTTTGAACTGGTGCAAGACAAAATCGGAATCTTGCATATCCATGACCTGCGAACCACCACCTACCCCTGGAAGGAACTCTTCGCGCTGTTGAAGAAATCGGATTTCTCAGGATGGACCCTGATCGAAGAAGGTAGCGTTCCCAAAGACATTATTGCTTCGATGCACGAGAACAAAGTCCTGTGGGACCAGTTGTCTTAG